The proteins below come from a single Oncorhynchus keta strain PuntledgeMale-10-30-2019 chromosome 32, Oket_V2, whole genome shotgun sequence genomic window:
- the LOC118365537 gene encoding filaggrin-like yields the protein MECLNSQLQSASSENNLDNLETYSNYAESLPSPQGTPSRQGRLVKPSMSCRRKREFISDEKKDASYWEKRRKNNEAAKRSREKRRLNDMVLENRVMVLNDENCRLKTELLQLKLRFGLISTASYMEKSQQLTSGGNNGGNGRSSTSNYYSSGYSSSSQVMMNSDSSETEQSGSGGGHSQLVTHSPHGSLSDMSDGSSRDSPEPAVYGIKQEESSLEMDIGSSMFNVHHSLSSTHHQEEMESVYHSQQHHSYHHQESITSQTSQVPPPTQQRSVILYRSSSASYPGESQRQQDIDQQTAQQQSAQAGHLAQARESHTESSERLAEVTKQMERKTLDSPPYQYSECHSEAGEGQVYRALQQEQKTQTGLAPDILQKQEAVTSHLCHNQASHCYLSTQDEEPPILTYEGGAISEGYYQEHSTSGKDTSSSDNDPRSSDKETSTDDESTSSSLSDTGSYLQHLSVSHKPGSPLPSPQDSSLCQSGDTQAEVKGTALPHKLRLKHKAMSSQQDSLTTPPPSSILPLPQHPYLALMQQQSGKERESESQPPTGFYKQLS from the coding sequence ATGGAATGCCTGAATTCACAACTCCAATCAGCAAGCTCAGAAAATAACCTGGACAACCTAGAGACATACTCTAACTACGCAGAGTCTCTCCCATCGCCTCAAGGAACCCCCTCTCGCCAGGGGCGTCTCGTAAAGCCCAGCATGAGTTGCAGACGCAAGCGTGAGTTCATCTCTGATGAAAAGAAGGATGCATCCTACTGGGAGAAGCGGCGTAAGAACAACGAGGCGGCCAAACGCTCCAGGGAGAAGCGACGACTGAACGACATGGTGTTGGAAAACCGCGTCATGGTGCTGAATGACGAGAACTGCCGCCTGAAGACGGAGCTGCTGCAGCTGAAGCTGCGCTTTGGCCTTATCAGCACTGCCTCCTACATGGAGAAGAGCCAGCAGCTCACTAGTGGAGGCAACAATGGAGGCAACGGGAGATCCTCCACATCCAATTACTACTCCAGCGGCTACTCCAGCAGCTCCCAGGTGATGATGAACTCTGACTCCTCGGAGACTGAGCAGTCAGGCAGCGGGGGGGGGCATAGTCAACTGGTGACGCACTCCCCCCATGGCTCCCTTTCAGACATGTCAGACGGGTCCTCCCGGGACAGCCCAGAGCCTGCGGTCTACGGGATCAAGCAGGAGGAAAGCAGCCTGGAGATGGACATTGGAAGCAGCATGTTCAACGTCCACCATAGCCTGTCCTCCACACACCACCAGGAGGAGATGGAGTCGGTGTACCACAGCCAACAGCACCACTCCTACCACCACCAGGAGAGCATCACAAGCCAGACCAGTCAGGTCCCTCCACCCACCCAACAGAGGAGTGTCATCCTCTATCGCTCCAGTAGTGCCTCCTACCCTGGGGAGAGCCAAAGGCAGCAGGACATAGATCAACAGACAGCCCAACAGCAGAGTGCTCAGGCCGGCCATCTGGCCCAGGCTCGAGAGAGCCACACAGAAAGCTCAGAGAGACTGGCAGAGGTGACCAAGCAGATGGAGAGGAAGACACTAGACTCCCCTCCGTACCAATACTCAGAGTGCCACAGCGAGGCAGGAGAGGGGCAGGTGTACAGAGCTCTGCAACAGGAGCAAAAGACCCAGACAGGCCTCGCTCCAGACATCCTCCAAAAACAGGAGGCCGTCACATCCCACCTGTGCCACAACCAGGCTAGTCACTGCTATCTTAGCACCCAGGACGAGGAGCCCCCCATACTGACCTATGAGGGCGGGGCCATTAGTGAGGGGTACTACCAAGAACATTCAACCTCAGGCAAAGACACCTCCTCTAGTGACAATGACCCCCGCAGCTCTGACAAGGAGACCTCCACGGACGACGAGTCCACGTCCTCCTCCTTATCTGACACCGGGAGTTACCTCCAGCACCTGTCTGTCTCACACAAGCCAGggtcccctctgccctccccgCAGGACTCCTCCCTATGCCAAAGCGGGGACACCCAGGCAGAGGTTAAGGGCACTGCCCTGCCTCACAAACTGCGTCTCAAACACAAAGCCATGAGCTCCCAGCAGGACtctctcaccacccctcctccttcctctatcctACCCCTGCCCCAGCACCCTTACTTGGCCCTCATGCAACAGCAGAgcggcaaagagagagagagtgagagccagCCCCCCACAGGGTTCTATAAGCAGCTGTCCTAA